In Tripterygium wilfordii isolate XIE 37 chromosome 23, ASM1340144v1, whole genome shotgun sequence, one genomic interval encodes:
- the LOC119992414 gene encoding uncharacterized protein LOC119992414 isoform X1: MRRELAIEVIFGTPRETDLYTTLGPLADAVGAEPDQGKLGSAGPFCRVRKEHRRWKNENAHREAGHLLIHGCSPHLTAKCLQGTGFKYHPDLIIGKGITQLKILAGNLRSLILFLQYDKGQY, translated from the exons ATGCGCCGAGAGTTAGCTATAGAAGTTATTTTTGGCACACCTAGGGAG ACAGACTTGTATACCACTCTTGGGCCTTTAGCGGATGCTGTTGGAGCAGAACCGGATCAG GGAAAGTTGGGGAGTGCTGGACCATTTTGTAGGGTGAGAAAAGAACACAGAAGATGGAAGAATGAAAATGCACACAGAG AAGCTGGACATCTCTTGATTCATGGCTGCTCTCCCCACCTCACCGCCAAATGTCTACAAG GCACTGGTTTTAAATATCATCCAGACCTTATAATTGGCAAAG GCATTACCCAATTAAAGATATTGGCTGGAAATTTACGCAGTTTGATTCTGTTTCTTCAATATGATAAAGGGCAATATTAA
- the LOC119992447 gene encoding protein LOW PSII ACCUMULATION 3, chloroplastic — protein sequence MCLWTFLPIVSFLHQWLKMPLSNSIAIGAKVPIAITSPPNVTAVNCKIPSVKTIRFAKFKRLGLFTCSASSDDSSLVQLGMPFPRDYSELLEQAKTATELALKDDKKLMEIEFPPSGLESVPGDGEGGTEMTESMQLIREFCDRLISPEKAARTRIFFPEASEVKFARNSAFEGASLKLDYLTKPSFFEDFGFSEKVKMSDRVKPEDELFLVAYPYFNVNEMLVVEELYREAVANTARKLIIFNGELDRIRSGYYPPFFYPKLANLSKTLLPMMETVYYIHNFKGRNGGTLFRSYPGPWKVLRKVGNKYICLHHQEVMPSLKEVALDILPSG from the exons ATGTGTTTATGGACATTCCTTCCCATAGTTTCTTTCCTCCACCAGTGGCTTAAGATGCCGTTATCCAATAGCATCGCAATTGGCGCCAAGGTTCCAATCGCCATTACTTCGCCACCAAATGTGACG GCTGTCAATTGCAAGATTCCTTCTGTCAAAACAATCAGATTCGCAAAGTTCAAGAGACTCGGATTGTTCACTTGTTCGGCATCGAGTGACGATAGTTCCTTGGTTCAATTGGGCATGCCATTTCCCAGGGATTATTCAGAGCTACTCGAGCAA GCCAAAACAGCAACTGAGTTGGCTCTGAAAGATGACAAAAAGTTAATG GAAATTGAATTTCCACCATCTGGTCTTGAATCTGTACCAG GTGATGGTGAAGGAGGAACAGAAATGACTGAAAGCATGCAGCTTATTCGTGAATTTTGTGATCGGCTCATAAGTCCTGAGAAAGCTGCACGAACTAGAATA TTTTTCCCAGAGGCAAGTGAAGTTAAATTTGCAAGGAATTCAGCTTTTGAAGGAGCCTCCCTTAAGTTGGACTATCTGACAAAGCCATCGTTTTTTGAAGATTTTGGATTTTCTGAAAAGGTCAAGATGTCAGACCGTGTGAAACCagaagatgagcttttcttagTTGCCTATCCGTATTTCAATGTGAATG AGATGCTTGTGGTGGAAGAGCTCTATAGAGAAGCTGTTGCAAACACTGCTCGAAAATTGATTATATTTAATGGAGAACTTGACCGCATAAGATCCGGGT atTATCCACCATTCTTCTATCCTAAGCTGGCTAATCTCTCCAAAACCCTCCTGCCTATGATGGAGACTGTCTACTACATTCACAACTTTAAGGGTCGCAATGGAGGCACCCTTTTCAG GAGCTACCCTGGTCCTTGGAAAGTCCTTAGGAAAGTGGGGAACAAATATATTTGTCTCCACCACCAGGAAGTTATGCCATCGCTTAAGGAAGTTGCGTTGGATATCCTGCCATCAGGTTGA
- the LOC119993293 gene encoding uncharacterized protein LOC119993293: protein MEESMVHFSHEHPLLLCNKKRIHNSKCAGCDLPLRGPAYECSSCNFCLHKSCSQVPMEIQQSPLHPSHPLTLLRKSQDGLGVFICHSCNQSCYGFRYQCSQCNFVLDIECATEDDHPLISYGTEENIKHSSHRHHLTPANFRRFEGIRCSGCKLDIDGEAYVCRGCKFFLHKSCVELPEEIKHHFDTATTFGLLACLEPAIICSACKEDFHGFTYMRQSGGMEVGIDCSFLKPSLKVEQHKHSLTYFEKKVRGMKCSACGNRCKAQIFRCVKCNFNLHFSCAPILRTIKHECHIDPLTLKKLEGEDETEDHYCDACEERRIPNQLVYYCEECDFAVHIECVLSEVLGSSNGGISQAQLDQESDPPEEKGTMH, encoded by the exons ATGGAGGAGAGTATGGTCCATTTCAGCCACGAACACCCACTGTTGCTGTGCAACAAGAAGAGAATTCACAACTCCAAGTGCGCTGGCTGTGATCTGCCTCTCCGTGGTCCAGCCTACGAGTGttcttcgtgcaatttttgtcTCCACAAATCATGCTCTCAAGTGCCAATGGAGATCCAACAAAGCCCTCTTCACCCATCTCACCCTCTCACTTTGCTCCGCAAGTCACAGGACGGATTAGGAGTATTTATATGCCATAGCTGCAACCAATCCTGTTATGGGTTCAGGTACCAATGTTCACAATGCAACTTTGTCTTGGACATTGAATGTGCTACAGAAGATGATCATCCACTCATTAGCTATGGTACTGAAGAGAATATTAAACATAGTAGCCACCGCCATCACTTGACCCCGGCTAATTTCAGGAGGTTTGAAGGTATTCGGTGCTCTGGGTGCAAGTTAGATATCGATGGCGAGGCCTATGTCTGTAGAGGATGCAAATTTTTCCTTCATAAATCTTGTGTGGAGTTGCCCGAAGAGATCAAGCACCACTTCGACACGGCGACTACGTTCGGCCTCCTAGCTTGTCTTGAACCTGCAATCATTTGCAGTGCCTGCAAAGAAGATTTCCATGGATTCACGTACATGAGACAGTCAGGTGGTATGGAAGTTGGTATTGATTGTTCTTTTCTGAAGCCTAGTCTGAAGGTTGAACAGCACAAGCACAGTCTCACTTACTTCGAAAAGAAAGTTCGTGGAATGAAGTGCAGTGCGTGTGGAAATCGCTGCAAGGCCCAGATTTTTCGTTGTGTTAAGTGCAATTTTAATCTCCATTTCAGTTGTGCTCCGATCTTGCGAACCATCAAGCACGAATGTCATATAGATCCCCTGACCCTTAAGAAATTGGAAGGTGAAGATGAAACAGAGGATCACTATTGTGATGCTTGTGAGGAAAGAAGAATCCCAAATCAGTTGGTGTATTATTGTGAAGAATGCGATTTTGCAGTTCATATTGAATGCGTTCTATCTGAG GTGTTGGGTTCATCAAATGGAGGGATTTCTCAGGCTCAACTGGACCAAGAAAGTGATCCGCCAGAAGAAAAAGGGACCATGCACTGA
- the LOC119993294 gene encoding bifunctional pinoresinol-lariciresinol reductase 2-like: protein MEKSRVLIVGGTGYLGQRLVKASLVLGHETYILHRPVTGVDIQKVQMLLSFKEQGAHLVPGSFNDHQSLVNAVKLVDVVICAISGVHIRSHQILLQLKLVEAIREAGNVKRFLPSEFGTDPARMENAKEPGRITFDDKMVVRKAIEEAGIPFTYVSANCFAGYFLGGLCQPGVILPSKDRVVLYGDGNVKAIYVDEDDIAMYTIKTIDDPRTINKTLYIRPLKNILSQREVVETWEKLIGQELHKSSISEQEFLASMKGQTYAEQVGMTHYYHVCFEGCLTNFEIGDEGREATKLYPEIKYTTVEEYLKRYL, encoded by the exons ATGGAAAAAAGCAGAGTCCTCATAGTTGGGGGAACTGGGTACCTAGGCCAGAGGTTGGTGAAGGCAAGTTTAGTCCTAGGACATGAAACATACATACTTCATAGGCCAGTGACTGGTGTTGATATTCAGAAAGTTCAGATGCTATTGTCATTCAAAGAACAAGGAGCACATCTTGTGCCTGGATCTTTCAATGACCACCAGAGCCTTGTCAATGCTGTGAAACTAGTTGATGTTGTTATTTGTGCAATATCTGGTGTCCATATAAGGAGCCACCAAATTCTTCTTCAACTCAAATTGGTTGAAGCCATTAGAGAGGCAGGAAATGTTAAG AGATTTTTGCCTTCGGAATTTGGCACTGATCCAGCAAGAATGGAGAATGCAAAGGAGCCTGGAAGAATTACATTCGACGACAAAATGGTTGTGAGGAAAGCTATTGAAGAAGCTGGCATCCCTTTCACATATGTTTCTGCTAATTGCTTTGCGGGTTACTTTCTTGGTGGTTTATGTCAACCTGGTGTGATCCTCCCTTCAAAGGATCGTGTGGTGTTGTATGGTGATGGCAACGTAAAAG caatttatgttgatgaagATGACATAGCCATGTACACTATCAAAACCATTGATGATCCACGGACGATCAATAAGACACTGTATATTAGGCCACTCAAAAACATTTTGTCTCAAAGAGAAGTTGTTGAGACTTGGGAAAAATTAATTGGGCAAGAGTTGCATAAGTCCTCAATTTCCGAGCAAGAGTTTCTAGCTTCAATGAAAG GGCAAACTTATGCAGAGCAAGTTGGAATGACACATTACTATCATGTTTGCTTTGAGGGATGCCTTACAAATTTTGAGATTGGAGATGAGGGAAGGGAAGCAACTAAGCTTTACCCAGAAATTAAGTACACTACAGTCGAAGAGTACTTGAAGCGTTATCTATAA
- the LOC119992414 gene encoding uncharacterized protein LOC119992414 isoform X2, whose protein sequence is MRRELAIEVIFGTPRETDLYTTLGPLADAVGAEPDQGKLGSAGPFCRVRKEHRRWKNENAHREAGHLLIHGCSPHLTAKCLQGTGFKYHPDLIIGKV, encoded by the exons ATGCGCCGAGAGTTAGCTATAGAAGTTATTTTTGGCACACCTAGGGAG ACAGACTTGTATACCACTCTTGGGCCTTTAGCGGATGCTGTTGGAGCAGAACCGGATCAG GGAAAGTTGGGGAGTGCTGGACCATTTTGTAGGGTGAGAAAAGAACACAGAAGATGGAAGAATGAAAATGCACACAGAG AAGCTGGACATCTCTTGATTCATGGCTGCTCTCCCCACCTCACCGCCAAATGTCTACAAG GCACTGGTTTTAAATATCATCCAGACCTTATAATTGGCAAAG TTTGA